The Rhododendron vialii isolate Sample 1 chromosome 6a, ASM3025357v1 genome includes a window with the following:
- the LOC131328411 gene encoding uncharacterized protein LOC131328411: protein MDPSKIQAIMEISPPKTEKEVRSFLGKVQFINKFISKLTTTCDTLSKLLKKDTDFEWSQDCQQSFEAIKEYLQNPPVLSPPILGKPLILYLSLYFDGASNQCGYGIGVLLVSPNDSHIPLSYKLRYEVTNNQAEYEACIARMEASLELGAKRVEVIGDSNLVVSQARGDWKVKEDTLKLYHFVLETLIPQFHFVIFTHTPRMSIRFANVLATLASMVKISLGFIMRPLMIEQKVKPACKCTFTEEGENDGKPWYEDMKKFLEEGEYPFEATSKDKMAL from the exons ATGGACCCTTCCAAGATACAAGCTATCATGGAGATATCACCACCCAAGACAGAGAAGGAAGTAAGGAGCTTTCTGGGAAAGGTGCAGTTCATTAACAAGTTCATTTCCAAACTCACAACCACTTGCGATACTCTCTCCAAGCTTTTGAAGAAAGACACGGATTTTGAGTGGAGCCAAGACTGTCAACAATCATTCGAGGCAATCAAGGAGTACCTTCAGAACCCGCCTGTGTTATCACCACCTATCCTTGGAAAACCATTGATTTTGTATCTCTCG CTTTACTTTGATGGAGCATCAAACCAATGTGGATATGGCATAGGGGTATTGCTAGTTTCCCCCAACGATTCTCATATCCCTCTATCATATAAATTGAGGTATGAAGTCAccaacaaccaagctgagtacgaagctTGCATTGCTAGGATGGAGGCATCCTTAGAACTAGGGGCAAAAAGGGTAGAGGTcattggagattcaaacctaGTGGTGTCCCAAGCAAGAGGAGACTGGAAGGTTAAAGAAGACACGCTGAAACTCTACCACTTTGTGCTGGAAACTCTGATTCCACAATTCCACTTTGTTATATTCACGCACACTCCACGAATGAGTATTAGGTTCGCAAATGTACTGGCAACATTGGCCTCCATGGTCAAAATATCACTGGGGTTCATAATGCGGCCGCTAATGATCGAGCAAAAGGTCAAGCCAGCATGTAAGTGCACTTTCACTGAGGAAGGTGAAAATGATGGAAAACCATGGTATGAGGACATGAAGAAGTTCCTGGAAGAGGGCGAGTATCCCTTCGAAGCCACCTCAAAGGATAAGATGGCCCTGTAA